From a region of the Bacillus solimangrovi genome:
- a CDS encoding YtxH domain-containing protein has product MAKASSFLYGFITGVVLGGATVLLSTPKSGPEVRESIRTNSDKAKESLQTIKKDALALADQVKVASIEGAETIKQVSGDLQTTIQQWQKDIQPHQRRIQKDLDDIERAFHDIEQVIREAQQGVTES; this is encoded by the coding sequence ATGGCAAAAGCTTCATCATTTCTATATGGATTCATTACAGGTGTTGTGCTTGGAGGAGCAACAGTCTTACTTAGTACACCGAAATCTGGACCTGAAGTGCGTGAATCAATTCGAACTAACAGTGACAAAGCAAAAGAGTCTCTGCAAACGATTAAAAAAGATGCACTTGCATTAGCAGATCAAGTGAAAGTGGCTTCTATTGAAGGTGCAGAAACAATTAAACAAGTGAGTGGTGACCTACAAACAACCATTCAGCAATGGCAAAAAGATATTCAACCACATCAACGCCGTATCCAAAAAGATTTAGATGACATCGAAAGAGCCTTTCACGATATTGAGCAAGTCATTCGTGAAGCACAACAAGGTGTGACTGAATCATAA
- a CDS encoding DUF1878 family protein: MESVEDRLQRLEYHHRVLMKVLDSNEYPLYRLFIERKLTEKEVHELFMLCDQLQKKYKEQKEWGFVNFFPLLIQFAGLLTTKLHPDETMEALIEQKLYEELMKELKTLRYNYND; encoded by the coding sequence GTGGAGTCAGTGGAAGATAGATTACAGCGGTTAGAATATCACCATAGAGTGTTAATGAAAGTACTAGACAGTAATGAATATCCGTTATATCGATTATTTATTGAAAGGAAGTTAACAGAAAAAGAGGTACACGAGCTATTTATGTTATGTGATCAATTACAAAAAAAATATAAGGAACAGAAAGAATGGGGTTTTGTGAACTTCTTTCCGCTCCTTATCCAATTTGCAGGTCTACTAACGACGAAATTGCATCCAGATGAGACGATGGAAGCACTTATAGAACAAAAGCTATATGAAGAACTTATGAAGGAGCTGAAGACACTACGCTACAACTATAATGATTAA
- a CDS encoding HTH-type transcriptional regulator Hpr, whose amino-acid sequence MERAYSVKEALVYSQKIAQLSKALWKSIEKDWQQWIKPFDLNINEHHILWIAYHLKGASISEIAKFGVMHVSTAFNFSKKLEEQGYLSFSKKENDKRNTYVELTDEGEQLLLKTMEEYHPEGNAVYNGAMPLRELYGKFPEMMEMMCVVRSVYGDDFMRIFEKSFENIDKEFTEESGQIRKLPDEDEETDDELVKLGAINS is encoded by the coding sequence ATGGAGCGTGCATATTCTGTGAAAGAAGCACTTGTCTATAGCCAAAAAATTGCTCAGTTAAGTAAAGCTCTCTGGAAATCGATTGAAAAGGACTGGCAGCAATGGATTAAGCCATTTGATTTAAATATCAACGAACACCACATCTTATGGATTGCTTACCATTTAAAAGGGGCTTCAATTTCTGAGATTGCAAAATTCGGGGTTATGCATGTCTCTACGGCATTTAATTTCTCGAAAAAATTAGAGGAGCAGGGATATTTATCTTTCTCTAAAAAAGAAAATGATAAGCGGAACACATACGTAGAGCTAACAGATGAAGGAGAGCAGTTATTACTAAAAACGATGGAAGAATACCACCCAGAAGGTAATGCAGTTTATAACGGGGCAATGCCTCTACGTGAATTGTATGGAAAATTCCCAGAAATGATGGAAATGATGTGTGTTGTCAGAAGCGTATATGGAGATGATTTCATGCGCATTTTCGAAAAGTCATTCGAGAATATTGATAAGGAATTCACCGAAGAATCAGGACAGATTCGAAAACTACCTGATGAAGACGAAGAAACCGATGATGAATTAGTTAAATTAGGAGCCATCAATTCTTAA
- a CDS encoding DUF3267 domain-containing protein, giving the protein MNCWKTINLFKDYGLPRISILSIFVTLGSFVGIYLPLSLIYSSVKLQDNYAIVFLIGLMLIPMLHQVLHLLPAWLTLKKATMKLKYKFGMPFFVIRFHDSMSKTLILICLGMPLVVMTALFMIGSHLLPQYIHYFSMMSALNIGLSVTDLIYMLLILKAPKRCYIENFNGGYDILINRYN; this is encoded by the coding sequence ATGAACTGTTGGAAGACCATTAACCTCTTTAAAGATTACGGCCTACCACGCATCTCTATTTTATCTATATTTGTGACGCTTGGATCATTTGTCGGTATTTATTTACCCTTAAGCTTGATTTATTCGTCTGTAAAACTACAAGATAATTACGCTATTGTTTTTCTCATCGGGTTAATGCTTATACCAATGCTGCATCAGGTATTACATTTGTTACCTGCCTGGTTAACATTAAAAAAGGCAACGATGAAACTAAAATATAAATTTGGAATGCCATTCTTTGTTATACGATTTCATGATTCAATGTCAAAAACATTGATACTAATTTGTCTTGGTATGCCACTTGTTGTCATGACAGCTTTATTTATGATTGGTAGTCATCTTCTACCTCAATATATTCACTATTTTTCTATGATGTCTGCTCTGAACATTGGTTTATCTGTGACAGACCTTATCTACATGTTACTTATTTTGAAAGCACCAAAACGTTGTTATATTGAAAATTTTAATGGTGGTTATGATATCCTTATTAATAGATATAATTAA
- a CDS encoding tryptophan transporter has product MNTRVLVSLSLLVGIGTVLHAVMPPLFLGMKADMLLTMMFLGILLFPERKNVLVLSLVTGIVSAITTAFPGGQIANMIDKPITAFCFFGLMLLIRSKQPTVISASILTAIGTLISGTIFLLTALIFFGLPDAFIALFAGVVLPTAIVNTIMMIVIFPIVQAILKRTNIAVQ; this is encoded by the coding sequence GTGAATACACGAGTATTAGTTTCTTTATCATTATTAGTTGGGATTGGTACCGTCTTACATGCAGTTATGCCACCACTTTTTTTAGGCATGAAGGCTGACATGTTATTGACAATGATGTTTTTAGGCATTCTGTTATTCCCTGAACGTAAGAACGTCCTTGTTTTATCACTTGTAACTGGGATCGTTTCAGCAATAACAACCGCTTTCCCAGGTGGACAAATTGCCAATATGATTGATAAGCCTATTACTGCATTTTGTTTCTTCGGATTAATGCTACTTATCCGTTCAAAACAACCTACAGTAATTTCTGCAAGTATTCTAACAGCTATTGGTACATTAATTAGTGGAACAATATTTTTACTAACAGCACTTATCTTCTTCGGTCTTCCAGATGCATTTATTGCACTGTTTGCAGGAGTTGTCTTACCTACAGCAATTGTCAATACAATTATGATGATTGTCATTTTCCCAATTGTGCAAGCTATACTTAAACGCACAAACATTGCTGTACAATAG